In Paracoccus aminophilus JCM 7686, a single window of DNA contains:
- a CDS encoding terminase TerL endonuclease subunit: protein MFDTEPLPRFACPDWWEKLQAGEVPIAPVPINAEKKAKLLAFFNRLRLPDVPGNPTMAEACGEWFKTILVAFFASEDPETHREIVWELLCMVPKKNSKSTYVAALGLTALYMEEAPNRQMLLVGPSQNISERLFSQAQGMIDLDEKLKLIFKVQDHLKTITRRKTGTALDVKTFDTSIVTGEIPVLTIIDELHELGKKAKAAKVMQQIRGGGITKVRGKVLMITTQSDEMPTGIWESELKKARAIRDGKGGRSPIMLPVLYEFPVKQQLDPKFWGDRANWALVLPNLGLSIDEEALEADYENNGRISKQVEQIWASQHLNIEIGVGIGGDAWSGAVHWEGASVPGLTLDQLLDECEVCTIGVDWGGADDLAALAVVGRRKRDKVWLLWAKAWARKTVFKQRPKIADALRGFEEDGDLSVVDSPEKQAAEAAAICAMVNHTGKLPEAGGIGLDVAGVALLLDALEEQQMASPLIQSVRQGWALQPAVTTVALKLESRRLLHADQPIMAWAVGNAKQELKGNNYMVTKEVSGAGKIDPLMAAFDAAMLMFNNPQPSGTSIYEERGILVI from the coding sequence ATGTTCGACACTGAGCCGCTTCCGCGTTTCGCCTGTCCCGATTGGTGGGAAAAGCTACAGGCTGGCGAGGTGCCGATCGCGCCCGTGCCGATCAATGCCGAGAAGAAGGCGAAACTCCTTGCCTTCTTCAACCGCCTTCGCCTGCCGGATGTTCCGGGCAATCCGACGATGGCAGAAGCCTGCGGCGAATGGTTCAAAACGATTCTGGTAGCCTTCTTCGCCAGCGAAGATCCCGAGACGCATCGCGAGATCGTCTGGGAACTGCTCTGCATGGTCCCGAAGAAGAACTCGAAATCGACCTATGTCGCAGCCCTTGGCCTGACCGCGCTTTACATGGAGGAAGCGCCGAACCGGCAAATGCTTTTGGTGGGTCCAAGCCAGAACATCTCCGAGCGCCTGTTCTCGCAGGCGCAGGGTATGATCGACCTCGACGAGAAGCTGAAGTTGATCTTCAAGGTGCAGGATCACCTCAAGACGATCACGCGTCGCAAGACGGGAACGGCCCTCGACGTCAAAACCTTCGACACCTCGATCGTTACGGGTGAGATCCCCGTTCTGACGATCATCGACGAGCTGCATGAACTCGGGAAGAAGGCCAAGGCGGCCAAGGTGATGCAGCAGATCCGCGGCGGCGGCATTACCAAGGTGCGCGGTAAGGTCCTGATGATCACGACCCAGTCGGATGAGATGCCGACCGGGATCTGGGAATCGGAGCTGAAGAAAGCCCGCGCGATTCGCGATGGCAAAGGCGGTCGGTCGCCCATCATGCTGCCGGTTCTCTATGAGTTTCCGGTGAAGCAGCAGTTGGACCCGAAGTTCTGGGGGGACCGCGCGAACTGGGCCTTGGTCCTGCCAAACCTCGGACTTTCGATCGATGAAGAGGCGCTTGAAGCCGATTACGAGAACAACGGCAGGATCTCGAAGCAGGTTGAGCAGATCTGGGCCAGTCAGCATCTCAACATCGAGATCGGTGTGGGGATCGGCGGAGATGCCTGGTCTGGGGCCGTTCATTGGGAAGGCGCGAGCGTTCCCGGTCTGACCCTCGATCAGCTGCTCGATGAATGCGAGGTCTGCACGATCGGGGTGGACTGGGGTGGGGCAGATGACCTCGCCGCGCTCGCGGTCGTCGGCAGGCGAAAACGCGACAAGGTCTGGCTTCTTTGGGCCAAAGCCTGGGCGCGCAAGACCGTGTTCAAGCAACGACCGAAGATCGCGGATGCGCTTCGGGGCTTTGAAGAGGACGGCGACCTTTCGGTTGTCGACAGCCCCGAGAAGCAAGCTGCCGAGGCGGCTGCGATTTGCGCAATGGTGAACCATACTGGGAAATTACCAGAGGCGGGCGGTATCGGCCTCGATGTCGCGGGCGTCGCGCTTCTGCTCGATGCTCTTGAAGAGCAGCAAATGGCATCGCCGCTCATCCAGTCGGTGCGTCAGGGGTGGGCACTGCAGCCCGCCGTCACGACCGTGGCATTGAAGCTCGAATCCCGGCGGCTGCTGCACGCAGACCAGCCGATCATGGCCTGGGCGGTCGGCAATGCCAAACAGGAGCTCAAAGGAAACAATTACATGGTGACGAAAGAGGTTTCAGGCGCTGGGAAGATCGACCCCCTGATGGCGGCCTTCGATGCTGCCATGCTGATGTTTAACAATCCACAGCCATCAGGGACCTCGATCTACGAGGAACGCGGAATTTTGGTGATCTGA
- a CDS encoding HNH endonuclease, with translation MARLKQLTPRVGALQKRVPQAQPQSRLRDQVYAWRKWYKTAAWQRLRWACIASALFTCARCGRIADSPDLVADHIRAHRGDEALFWGPANLQCLCKSCHDGAKQREERNVLR, from the coding sequence ATGGCACGGCTCAAGCAGTTAACCCCTCGGGTTGGCGCGCTTCAAAAGCGCGTGCCTCAAGCTCAACCGCAGTCCCGCCTCCGCGATCAGGTCTATGCTTGGCGCAAGTGGTACAAGACCGCGGCATGGCAAAGGTTGAGATGGGCCTGCATCGCCTCGGCGCTCTTCACCTGCGCGCGGTGCGGTCGGATCGCCGATAGCCCTGACCTCGTGGCTGACCACATTCGAGCGCATCGCGGGGATGAAGCGCTGTTCTGGGGTCCGGCAAACCTGCAATGCCTGTGCAAGTCCTGTCACGACGGGGCCAAGCAGCGGGAAGAGCGCAATGTCCTGCGATGA
- a CDS encoding DNA primase family protein codes for MSLDDEDFGGVEEVRSLMTNAEDVSLPDGMSSPGSGEYDYPEDYLPPPPPPEDGAPQDDGPEDPVSRASREPLNDLGNGRRFVIHFGDDVLFVSQVGWFVWDGARWHKDDEISRDVSPLIRGRAQKMSGLIEQEIDWLQPSPRDRQLLNEERDQRKRRAEIEATPDYAGDESLMTELSNIAGRLRSIDSALKNHKSLIGRRLTHAKNAGNSGPMSNLIAEARVMLAKSVDQMDKSDLDVNTLTGVLRFERITAEGMAPMSDVKLIPHERGQLLTKVMPVEYDPEAKCPRFAAFLEQIQPNIAMRQFIQRWFGLSMTGLDVQKLAFFHGGGANGKSVLVDLMGRMMGDYSASARIESLTGKNKKGGSDSQPDLMPLIAARMVRTSEPEEGERLQEGLIKALTGGEPMMIRALYADFITFRPIFKLTISGNHLPDIRGGDDGIWRRLMLVNFPVQIPEEKRIPKKELDEILWAERSGILNWLVQGALDYLEKGLAEPQEVLEATGSYRKDSDPIGTFLADATVVSGYEGDFMTARELGDAFNYWIEERGEARWGPRTVSVRLKAKADVWRHPETNRTFTPGKSGVTGYRGIRLDQTFAQRMREAQSRDAGNSWAPR; via the coding sequence ATGAGTTTGGATGATGAAGATTTCGGGGGCGTTGAAGAGGTCCGCAGCCTCATGACCAACGCCGAGGATGTTTCGTTGCCGGATGGCATGTCGTCACCCGGCTCGGGCGAATATGACTATCCTGAGGATTATCTCCCCCCTCCGCCCCCGCCGGAAGATGGAGCCCCGCAAGATGACGGGCCCGAGGATCCGGTCAGTCGCGCGTCACGCGAGCCGCTGAACGATCTTGGCAATGGGCGCCGCTTTGTGATCCATTTCGGTGACGATGTCCTGTTCGTCTCTCAGGTCGGGTGGTTCGTCTGGGACGGTGCGCGCTGGCACAAGGATGATGAGATCAGCCGCGATGTCTCGCCGCTGATCCGGGGCCGGGCGCAGAAAATGTCGGGCTTGATCGAGCAGGAAATCGATTGGCTGCAGCCATCGCCGCGCGATCGGCAGTTGCTCAATGAAGAGCGCGATCAGCGCAAGCGCCGTGCCGAGATCGAGGCCACGCCGGACTATGCAGGCGATGAAAGCCTGATGACCGAGCTGTCGAATATCGCCGGGCGTCTTCGCAGCATCGATTCTGCGCTGAAAAACCACAAATCGCTGATCGGCCGCCGCCTCACCCACGCCAAGAACGCGGGGAACTCCGGTCCGATGTCCAACCTGATTGCCGAGGCGCGGGTTATGCTCGCCAAATCGGTCGACCAGATGGACAAGAGCGATCTCGACGTCAACACGCTGACCGGTGTGTTGCGCTTTGAGCGGATCACGGCGGAAGGCATGGCGCCGATGTCCGACGTCAAGCTGATCCCCCATGAGCGCGGCCAGCTGCTGACCAAGGTCATGCCGGTGGAATATGACCCCGAGGCCAAATGTCCGCGGTTCGCTGCTTTCCTCGAACAGATCCAGCCGAACATCGCGATGCGGCAGTTCATTCAGCGTTGGTTCGGCCTGTCGATGACCGGCCTTGATGTCCAGAAGCTGGCCTTCTTCCACGGCGGCGGTGCGAACGGAAAGTCCGTGCTGGTGGACCTCATGGGGCGGATGATGGGCGACTACTCCGCCTCTGCCCGGATCGAATCCCTTACGGGAAAGAACAAGAAGGGTGGCTCGGATTCGCAGCCGGACCTCATGCCGCTGATCGCGGCGCGCATGGTTCGGACATCGGAGCCGGAAGAGGGTGAGCGGCTGCAAGAGGGATTGATCAAGGCCCTGACCGGCGGCGAGCCGATGATGATCCGGGCGCTCTACGCCGACTTCATCACGTTTCGACCGATCTTCAAGCTGACCATTTCCGGCAACCACCTGCCTGATATCCGGGGTGGCGATGACGGGATCTGGCGCCGCCTCATGCTGGTCAACTTTCCGGTCCAGATCCCGGAAGAAAAGCGCATTCCCAAGAAAGAGCTTGATGAGATCCTGTGGGCCGAGCGGTCAGGGATCCTCAACTGGTTGGTGCAGGGCGCGCTCGACTATCTCGAAAAGGGGCTGGCCGAGCCGCAGGAGGTTTTGGAGGCCACCGGCAGCTATCGCAAGGACAGCGACCCGATCGGCACCTTCCTCGCGGACGCCACGGTCGTCAGCGGATATGAGGGCGATTTCATGACCGCGCGCGAGCTGGGTGATGCCTTCAACTATTGGATCGAAGAGCGCGGCGAGGCGCGCTGGGGGCCTCGAACGGTATCAGTCAGGCTCAAGGCAAAGGCTGATGTCTGGCGTCACCCCGAAACGAACAGGACGTTTACCCCAGGCAAAAGCGGTGTCACCGGCTATCGCGGCATTCGCCTTGATCAGACTTTCGCGCAGCGCATGCGTGAAGCGCAGTCACGCGATGCGGGCAATTCGTGGGCGCCGCGATGA
- a CDS encoding DUF7146 domain-containing protein has protein sequence MHDDHRLAEARAMAIADVIARLEIVNLVRAGGEMVGPCPNCGGRDRFGVNPQKNIFQCRKDCSPHAKGDQIALVQLALGVDFRAALDWLCGPAQGLSDAEREDRRRKAEAARERQASIGAREREKTIKAARDIWFASKDAEGSLVRDYLCRRGIPAALLSSIPQTVRFQPDAKYVHPIPGERSKWQTLHVGPAMICAVVDAGNRVTAVHRTWIDLDQAKGKLILSNPAKPEETLPSKKVLGSKKGGAIRLTGQRNATTMIMAEGVETTLSALIAERQPRQAAYWCGVDLGNMSGLRERGPGKKYAGLPDMTDSDAFAPPSWVKRLVFVQDGDSDPRLTRAQLEAGLRRAMIKNPGLKGQIVHAGAGRDLNDILMGQHQ, from the coding sequence ATGCATGACGATCACCGCCTTGCCGAAGCGCGGGCCATGGCGATCGCGGATGTGATCGCGCGGCTGGAGATCGTCAATCTCGTGCGCGCTGGCGGCGAGATGGTCGGCCCCTGTCCGAATTGCGGTGGCCGGGATCGCTTTGGCGTCAATCCCCAGAAGAATATCTTTCAATGCCGGAAGGACTGCTCGCCCCATGCCAAGGGCGATCAGATCGCGCTGGTGCAACTCGCCCTTGGCGTGGATTTCCGCGCAGCGCTGGATTGGCTCTGCGGACCGGCGCAAGGCCTCAGCGATGCCGAGCGCGAAGATCGCCGCCGCAAAGCCGAGGCGGCGCGCGAGAGGCAGGCGAGTATCGGGGCACGCGAGCGCGAAAAGACCATCAAGGCCGCGCGCGATATCTGGTTCGCATCCAAGGATGCCGAGGGCTCGCTGGTGCGGGACTATCTCTGCCGTCGTGGCATTCCCGCAGCGTTGCTGTCGAGCATCCCGCAGACCGTGCGGTTTCAGCCCGATGCCAAATATGTGCATCCGATTCCCGGCGAGCGCAGCAAGTGGCAGACGCTGCATGTCGGGCCAGCGATGATCTGTGCGGTGGTGGACGCCGGAAATCGAGTGACGGCCGTGCACCGGACGTGGATCGACCTCGATCAGGCAAAGGGAAAGCTGATCCTCTCCAACCCGGCAAAACCGGAGGAAACGCTGCCGTCGAAAAAGGTTCTCGGCTCGAAGAAGGGCGGCGCGATCCGTCTGACCGGGCAGAGGAACGCCACGACCATGATCATGGCCGAGGGGGTGGAAACCACCCTTTCCGCCCTGATCGCGGAGCGCCAGCCGCGCCAAGCGGCCTATTGGTGCGGCGTCGATCTGGGCAACATGTCGGGTCTGCGCGAGCGCGGGCCGGGCAAGAAATACGCCGGTTTGCCCGACATGACGGACAGTGACGCCTTTGCGCCGCCGTCGTGGGTCAAGCGGCTGGTCTTTGTCCAGGACGGGGACAGCGATCCTCGCCTGACGCGAGCGCAACTCGAGGCGGGCCTGCGGCGCGCGATGATCAAGAACCCCGGCTTAAAGGGGCAGATCGTGCATGCCGGCGCAGGTCGCGACCTCAATGATATCCTGATGGGGCAGCATCAATGA
- a CDS encoding DUF4145 domain-containing protein, whose product MSPAFPAPRTILYVPEAVERAYREGEANRAEKRYLSAASNYRTALDRALKLIAPDEKGMIYAKVEKLAAQNALPPALIGLMHEIRFLGNQIHDMDDPEPADVEAGAEFSTLLLTYLFELPGRVADAAAKRAGDGPGVS is encoded by the coding sequence ATGTCCCCGGCGTTTCCTGCACCACGAACGATCCTGTATGTCCCGGAGGCGGTCGAACGCGCCTATCGTGAAGGCGAAGCAAACCGCGCCGAAAAGCGATATCTCAGCGCCGCGAGCAACTACCGCACGGCGCTTGACCGGGCGCTGAAGCTGATTGCGCCGGACGAAAAGGGCATGATCTATGCCAAGGTCGAAAAGCTCGCCGCGCAGAACGCTCTTCCGCCGGCCCTGATCGGGCTGATGCACGAGATCCGGTTCTTGGGAAATCAGATCCACGACATGGATGACCCCGAACCAGCGGACGTTGAGGCCGGAGCAGAGTTTTCGACCCTGCTGCTGACTTACCTCTTTGAACTTCCCGGGCGCGTTGCCGATGCAGCAGCCAAGCGCGCCGGGGATGGCCCAGGCGTGTCGTGA
- a CDS encoding helix-turn-helix domain-containing protein, producing the protein MDVNEVFRLRLKAEMAAQGYNPASLSICANLNRRAVTDLLEGRAQSPKLSTAYALAKALNVGLDSLTGSAPQPSLAPRLAEILAQYDEADQERLAAAILSLPRAPG; encoded by the coding sequence ATGGATGTGAATGAAGTTTTCAGGTTGCGCTTAAAGGCCGAAATGGCGGCGCAGGGTTACAATCCTGCGAGCCTGTCGATATGCGCGAACCTCAACAGGCGGGCCGTGACCGACCTTCTAGAAGGCAGGGCTCAAAGTCCTAAGCTTTCCACCGCTTACGCTCTAGCGAAGGCCCTAAACGTGGGCTTAGACTCACTTACAGGCTCAGCGCCGCAGCCTTCTCTTGCCCCACGCCTTGCAGAGATCCTCGCTCAATATGACGAAGCCGATCAAGAGCGACTTGCAGCGGCAATTTTGAGCCTTCCCCGGGCGCCGGGCTGA